Genomic segment of Caldanaerobius polysaccharolyticus DSM 13641:
CAAAATTTGTAGTAGAGGCATTGGGCAATATAAACCTAGCGTCCTCATTTTTTATGCCTATGGCTTTAAGGTAATCATAGCACTGCTGTATGCGCTTTATCTCCTCTTCAAAGGCCTTTCTGGCATCTTCCCTGTCTCTTATGCTATCAGGTATCACGTGCTCAAATATCCCTTGATTTTTTGAAGAAGCCTCGGATACCGCCCTTTGAGATTGCACGGATATGCTAACGCCTATCCTGTGCCTGGTATACTGGGCCAGCAGAGCTCTAGAAACCCCTGATACCCCAAAGGTCATGGCACAGTGCTCTAACACACTGAGATGGCCTGAGTTTATAATGTTTCGCGCCAGCCTTAGCATATCGCCCTCATCAGGCTGTTCGCACCAAAGCTCATAAGGGGTTTTATGGCTTTTACACGTACGCGCCGCAACCCATATCATCTTTAAAAAATTCGGCGTTATTGCCAATAGCTTTACGTCCACCTTCATCCATCTCCCATCCCATCAATCTACATCGCCGATCAAGCGATCCAGCAAAAACATCAACCTGTTCACATTTCCGCTCAAATACAAATACCCTATAAGGGCTTCCAGCCCTGTGGCATACCTGTAATCCAGCACATTGGCGTTTTTGGGAACTGTAGCAGATTTGGCATTGCGTCCCCTCTTTATAATATCACGCTCTTCTTCTGTCAGAAGGTCCATTATCTTTTTAAGCCTTTCAGCCTGGCCTTTGGCGTTCACGTAACTTATAGCCTTGTCGTGAAGCTGACGTACGCTTGTTATCCCGCTAGACAAGAGCTTTTCCCTTACGTAAAGCTCGTACACGCAGTCCCCTATGTAGGCCAGGGCTAAAGGCGGCATCATACGCGCTTCCATCTTACACCTGAAGGCGTGTCTTCCAAAATTATCCCCATATCCCTGAGCTGATCCCTTATTTTATCAGCCAAGGCCCAATTCCTCTCAGCTCGCGCCTTCTGCCTCTCCTCTATAAGCCTCCTGATGTCTTCGTCCACCACTTGTTCTTTATCCTCGAGGATGTTTAAAACACCGCAAAGCTCCATCAACACATCATAAGCCTTCTTTGCTACTTGCTTATGGATGCCTTCTTTTAAAAAGCTATTGCATTCCCTTATTAGCTCAAATATCACCGCTATAGCGTCCGCTGTATTAAAATCGTCATCCATTACCTGGACAAACCTGTCCCTATATCCGTCGACCCTGTCTGTAAAGCCCCTTTCCTCAGCAGTATATTCTCGTCCTTCAGCCCCTCTGTTCATAAAAAACTTGATGTTCTCAAGCCCGTTATACAGCCTGTCAAGGCCATTTTTTGCCTGATCCAATAATTCCAGGCTGAAATTTAAAGGACTCCTGTAATGGGATGTGAGTATAAAAAACCTGATGATCTCAGGATCGTACTTCTCCCTTAATTCCCTTACCGTAAAGAAGTTGTTTTTTGATTTGGACATCTTTTCATT
This window contains:
- the thyX gene encoding FAD-dependent thymidylate synthase, whose product is MKVDVKLLAITPNFLKMIWVAARTCKSHKTPYELWCEQPDEGDMLRLARNIINSGHLSVLEHCAMTFGVSGVSRALLAQYTRHRIGVSISVQSQRAVSEASSKNQGIFEHVIPDSIRDREDARKAFEEEIKRIQQCYDYLKAIGIKNEDARFILPNASTTNFVTTLNLRSLLDVYQKRVVVPGAQWEIKAMLKKMAALVVEKEPWLKEFFSDEG
- a CDS encoding Mini-ribonuclease 3 → MMPPLALAYIGDCVYELYVREKLLSSGITSVRQLHDKAISYVNAKGQAERLKKIMDLLTEEERDIIKRGRNAKSATVPKNANVLDYRYATGLEALIGYLYLSGNVNRLMFLLDRLIGDVD